The Deinococcus koreensis genome window below encodes:
- a CDS encoding ABC transporter permease — MLNFIVRRLIQIPLVMLVLSLMIVGLTQLLTPEQRVAPYIRSEQQAARLEQIIDERGLRDPFAVQYSRWLGSTLKGDLGYSRASSQDVVETIRIRLPATIELTILTAIPILLLGIWLGTLSALHKDKLIDQIIRVLVVFGYSLPTFVLGILLLAVFYAYLGWLPGAGQVSVLNQFALGDLRRYTGMLSVDAALNGRWDIAWDVIQHMILPSLTLVTVLSANIVKVMRNNMLEALTSDYVRTARAKGLSSRTVNNKHARRNALLSIVTLGGFLVIGLLGGSLITETIFAYPGVGQWVVQAALQTDLAAVLGFALLSAVIVVVVSTVVDILYGVIDPRVRFD; from the coding sequence ATGCTCAATTTCATCGTGCGGCGACTCATCCAGATTCCCCTGGTGATGCTCGTCCTGTCCCTCATGATCGTCGGACTGACCCAGTTGCTGACGCCCGAGCAGCGTGTCGCACCCTATATCCGCAGCGAACAGCAGGCGGCCCGCCTGGAGCAGATCATCGACGAACGCGGCCTGCGTGATCCCTTCGCCGTGCAGTACAGCCGCTGGCTGGGCAGCACCCTGAAGGGGGACCTGGGCTATTCCAGGGCCAGCAGCCAGGACGTGGTCGAGACCATCCGGATCAGACTGCCCGCGACGATCGAACTGACGATCCTCACGGCGATTCCCATCCTGCTGCTGGGCATCTGGCTGGGCACCCTGAGCGCGTTGCACAAGGACAAGCTGATCGACCAGATCATCCGGGTGCTGGTGGTCTTCGGCTACAGCCTGCCCACCTTCGTGCTGGGGATTCTGCTGCTGGCGGTGTTCTACGCCTATCTGGGCTGGCTGCCCGGCGCCGGACAGGTGAGCGTACTCAACCAGTTCGCGCTCGGCGACCTGAGACGCTACACCGGAATGCTGTCGGTGGACGCCGCCCTCAACGGGCGCTGGGACATCGCCTGGGACGTGATCCAGCACATGATCCTGCCGTCGCTGACGCTGGTCACCGTACTGTCTGCGAACATCGTGAAGGTCATGCGGAACAACATGCTCGAAGCGCTGACCAGCGATTACGTGCGGACCGCGCGGGCAAAGGGACTGTCATCGCGCACGGTGAACAACAAACACGCGCGCCGCAACGCCCTGCTCAGTATCGTGACCCTGGGCGGCTTCCTGGTGATTGGCCTGCTGGGTGGCTCGCTCATCACGGAGACCATCTTCGCCTACCCCGGCGTGGGCCAGTGGGTCGTGCAGGCGGCCCTGCAGACCGATCTGGCGGCGGTGCTGGGCTTCGCGCTGCTCTCGGCCGTGATCGTGGTCGTGGTCAGCACGGTGGTCGACATCCTGTACGGCGTGATCGACCCGCGTGTGAGGTTCGACTGA
- a CDS encoding ABC transporter substrate-binding protein, protein MKKFAMLSSLLIVSAALAAAPKDTLVIQEAADIPTLDPGVTYDTASGAITENIYETLVTYSGASLTKLEPLLATKWTISNGGKTYTFDLRKNVKFHTGNPMTCADAEYSFERNLVTNSADSGNWFISESLLGTGSNAKDDKTITWARIDKAVECNNAGQLVFNLPKVDPAFLAKLAYTGQSILDSKHAISLGEWSGKEADWQANVGKDLQNSKLSQQPSGTGAYKFVRKDANALLATAFDDYWGKKPAIKNVIIQKVAELAARQQAFLRGDADLVEGGGRAVDEEQIKGKPGVVWIDDLPNTVATGFFMNQNIKNNGLLGSGKLDGKGIPANFFKDVNVRRAFSYAFNYGQYITDVQKGKGKQRTMLLPDTFPGYDAKVKQYKFDAKQAESYLKRAWGGQVWKNGFTITANYRAGAVPSQTAMEILKKNIESLNPKFKINIQAKPWSEMLNDSRDGKEAMIIIGWAPDYADADNFMYTFYSSNGYYFPRSNWKDAQVDKWLDQARSTVNTAERNRLYSLVANRAYEQAPYILMPAGVNYLAIRDSVVGASKATYNPMISFQTGTFWKELSKK, encoded by the coding sequence ATGAAGAAATTTGCAATGCTCAGCTCTCTGCTTATCGTCAGCGCGGCCCTCGCCGCGGCTCCCAAGGACACCCTGGTCATTCAGGAAGCTGCCGATATTCCCACGCTCGACCCCGGCGTGACCTACGACACCGCCTCGGGTGCGATCACCGAGAATATCTACGAGACCCTGGTGACCTACTCGGGCGCCAGCCTGACCAAGCTCGAGCCCCTGCTGGCGACCAAGTGGACGATCTCCAACGGCGGCAAGACCTACACCTTCGACCTGCGCAAGAACGTCAAGTTCCACACCGGCAACCCCATGACCTGCGCCGACGCCGAATACTCCTTCGAGCGCAACCTCGTGACCAACTCGGCCGACTCCGGCAACTGGTTCATCAGCGAGTCCCTGCTGGGCACCGGCAGCAACGCCAAGGACGACAAGACCATCACCTGGGCACGCATCGACAAGGCCGTCGAGTGCAACAACGCCGGTCAGCTGGTCTTCAATCTGCCCAAAGTCGACCCCGCCTTCCTGGCGAAGCTCGCCTACACCGGCCAGAGCATCCTCGACTCCAAGCACGCCATCTCGCTGGGCGAATGGAGCGGCAAGGAAGCCGACTGGCAGGCCAACGTGGGCAAGGATCTGCAGAACTCCAAGCTCAGCCAGCAGCCCAGCGGCACCGGCGCGTACAAGTTCGTCCGCAAGGACGCCAACGCCCTGCTGGCGACCGCCTTCGACGACTACTGGGGTAAGAAGCCGGCGATCAAGAACGTGATCATCCAGAAGGTGGCCGAACTGGCCGCCCGCCAGCAGGCCTTCCTGCGCGGCGACGCCGACCTGGTGGAAGGCGGCGGGCGTGCGGTGGACGAAGAGCAGATCAAGGGCAAGCCCGGCGTGGTCTGGATCGACGATCTGCCCAACACGGTCGCGACCGGCTTCTTCATGAACCAGAACATCAAGAACAACGGCCTGCTGGGCTCGGGCAAGCTGGACGGCAAGGGCATTCCCGCCAACTTCTTCAAGGACGTGAACGTCCGCCGCGCCTTCAGTTACGCCTTCAACTACGGGCAGTACATCACCGACGTGCAGAAGGGCAAAGGCAAGCAGCGCACCATGCTGCTCCCCGACACCTTCCCCGGCTATGACGCCAAGGTCAAGCAGTACAAGTTCGACGCCAAGCAGGCCGAGTCCTACCTGAAGCGCGCCTGGGGCGGTCAGGTCTGGAAGAACGGCTTCACCATCACGGCCAACTACCGTGCTGGCGCTGTTCCCTCGCAGACCGCGATGGAAATCCTGAAGAAGAACATCGAGTCGCTGAACCCCAAGTTCAAGATCAACATCCAGGCCAAGCCCTGGAGCGAGATGCTGAACGACTCGCGCGACGGCAAGGAAGCCATGATCATCATCGGCTGGGCGCCCGACTACGCCGACGCCGACAACTTCATGTACACCTTCTACTCCAGCAACGGTTACTACTTCCCGCGCAGCAACTGGAAGGACGCCCAGGTCGACAAGTGGCTGGATCAGGCCCGTTCCACGGTCAACACCGCCGAGCGTAACCGGCTCTACTCGCTGGTCGCCAACCGCGCCTACGAGCAGGCTCCGTACATCCTGATGCCCGCCGGCGTGAACTACCTCGCCATCCGCGACAGCGTCGTGGGCGCCTCGAAGGCCACGTACAACCCCATGATCAGCTTCCAGACCGGCACCTTCTGGAAGGAACTGAGCAAGAAGTAA
- a CDS encoding D-alanine--D-alanine ligase family protein → MKKRILLLAGGQSGEHEVSLMSARSVLAALPVDQFDVTPVVISKEGRWLPPTQTLHALETGEAATGGDLVLHRAASAEGYDAVFPILHGPMGEDGTVQGLLTLAGIPFVGSGVLGSAVSMDKVMTKQVLASAGIPQVRWALAIRRGWQQTPDAVREQAAALGYPLFVKPANLGSSVGISKVSGPGELDQALELAFSLDRRVILEAMTSHRPRELEVGVLGNDAPVASPVGELSFDAEFYDYETKYTEGRATMHIPALVPAEVAARARDLALQAFRALDCAGLARVDFFYVEATGELLLNEVNTMPGFTTTSMYPKLLEAAGLSYSDLVTRLVELALEQR, encoded by the coding sequence GTGAAGAAACGGATTCTGCTGCTGGCCGGGGGTCAGTCCGGGGAACACGAGGTCAGCCTGATGAGCGCGCGCAGCGTCCTGGCCGCGCTGCCCGTCGATCAGTTCGATGTCACCCCGGTCGTCATCTCCAAGGAAGGCCGCTGGCTGCCCCCCACCCAGACCCTCCACGCGCTGGAGACCGGTGAGGCCGCCACCGGGGGAGACCTCGTGCTGCACCGCGCCGCCAGCGCCGAGGGCTACGACGCCGTGTTCCCGATCCTGCACGGGCCGATGGGCGAGGACGGCACGGTACAGGGCCTGCTGACCCTGGCGGGCATTCCGTTCGTCGGCAGCGGCGTGCTGGGCTCGGCGGTCAGCATGGACAAGGTGATGACCAAGCAGGTGCTGGCCTCAGCCGGCATTCCGCAGGTGCGGTGGGCGCTGGCCATCCGCCGCGGCTGGCAGCAGACGCCGGACGCGGTGCGCGAGCAGGCGGCCGCCCTGGGGTACCCGCTGTTCGTCAAGCCGGCCAATCTGGGTTCCAGTGTGGGGATCAGCAAGGTCAGTGGCCCGGGGGAACTCGACCAGGCGCTGGAGCTGGCCTTCAGCCTGGATCGCCGCGTGATCCTGGAGGCGATGACCAGCCACAGGCCCCGCGAACTGGAGGTCGGCGTGCTGGGCAACGACGCGCCGGTCGCCAGCCCGGTCGGCGAGCTGAGCTTCGACGCCGAGTTCTACGACTACGAGACCAAATACACCGAGGGCCGCGCCACCATGCACATTCCCGCGCTGGTGCCCGCCGAGGTGGCCGCGCGCGCCCGCGACCTGGCCCTGCAGGCCTTCCGGGCGCTGGACTGCGCCGGGCTGGCGCGGGTGGACTTCTTCTATGTCGAAGCGACCGGGGAACTGCTGCTCAACGAGGTCAACACCATGCCGGGCTTCACCACCACCTCCATGTATCCCAAACTCCTCGAGGCGGCGGGCCTGAGTTACAGCGATCTGGTCACCCGGCTGGTGGAACTGGCCCTGGAGCAGCGCTGA
- a CDS encoding extracellular solute-binding protein codes for MKPFLLIGTALLLASTTSAQTAPKSLTVYSGRAKTFVDPIVQQFEKQTGIKVNVRYGTDAQLVAAIREEGARSPADVYWGNSVGALGELAQEGRFTKLGTALTRNISDDYLPESRTWLPTTVRFRTLAYNTGKIKPEQLPQSVLDLPKMTALKGRIGWTVSYPSFQDFLAGMIAKHGEATTKAWIEGMKALEPKDYKTSNVGMLEAMRAGEIDVALTNHYYIQRVNRLSYPIDTYFFKAGDIGNLGNATGAGILKTSRNTSSASRFLNALVAKDAQTFFLSVNFEYPVIGNILQPTTMLPYADVVKRSPKVDPTDLTRNIEKAQKLLRDAGLL; via the coding sequence ATGAAGCCTTTCCTGCTCATCGGCACCGCCCTCCTGCTCGCCAGCACCACGTCGGCCCAGACCGCCCCCAAGAGCCTGACCGTGTATTCGGGCCGGGCCAAGACCTTCGTCGATCCCATCGTGCAGCAGTTCGAGAAGCAGACCGGCATCAAGGTCAACGTGCGCTACGGCACGGACGCCCAACTGGTCGCCGCCATCCGCGAGGAGGGGGCGCGCAGCCCCGCCGACGTGTACTGGGGCAACTCGGTGGGCGCGCTGGGCGAGCTGGCCCAGGAGGGCAGGTTCACGAAATTGGGCACGGCCCTGACCCGCAACATCAGCGACGACTACCTGCCGGAGTCGCGCACCTGGCTGCCCACCACCGTGCGCTTCCGCACCCTGGCCTACAACACCGGCAAGATCAAGCCCGAGCAGCTACCCCAGAGCGTGCTCGACCTGCCCAAGATGACGGCCCTGAAAGGCCGCATCGGCTGGACGGTCTCGTACCCCTCCTTCCAGGATTTCCTGGCCGGCATGATCGCCAAGCACGGCGAGGCCACCACCAAAGCCTGGATCGAGGGCATGAAGGCCCTGGAACCCAAGGACTACAAGACCAGCAACGTGGGGATGCTGGAGGCCATGCGTGCCGGTGAGATCGACGTGGCCCTGACCAACCACTACTACATCCAGCGCGTGAACCGACTGAGCTACCCCATCGACACCTACTTCTTCAAGGCGGGCGATATCGGCAACCTGGGCAACGCGACCGGGGCGGGCATCCTGAAGACCAGCCGGAACACCTCCAGCGCCTCGCGCTTCCTGAACGCGCTGGTCGCGAAGGACGCCCAGACCTTCTTCCTGAGCGTGAATTTCGAGTATCCGGTGATCGGCAACATCCTGCAGCCCACGACCATGCTGCCCTACGCCGACGTGGTGAAGCGCAGCCCGAAGGTCGATCCCACCGACCTGACCAGGAACATCGAGAAGGCGCAGAAGCTGCTGCGCGACGCCGGCCTGCTGTAA
- a CDS encoding ABC transporter permease, producing MTNRRLPLLLSLPALLTVAGVLLPLSYLVLRAFGAEWTELREIVFRVRNLELLGNTLGLTVSVLLTTTLVALPLAFLAARSDFRPRRALMLLGVLPLAIPGYVGAYALIAASGAGGTIEALTGVRWPGPSGYWGALGVLTLFTFPYLFLNLHAALRSLDPALEDAARLLGRTPMQTFRAVTLPHLRPAWLSGALLIALHVLGDFAVVSLMRYPTFSAAIYQQYTAAYDRVYSAWLALGLLLITGAVLWLESRLMRGVFLARVSPATARQLPTLRVGAWAPLAWAFVAVLAGAALVVPLGTILYWLRLEQSPFAWAALLAALKSALGAAALAAVTTTALAFPLAYIGNRFASRAARLTERAAFLGYATPPLAFALSLVFFSLRVTPSLYQTFTLLIIAYTLHFVAEAIGPIRTGLSLATPRLEEAARVLGQTPWQALTRVTLPLIRPGLLVSAAFVFLSVLKELPLTLLLSPIGFETLARNVWTYTEEAQYASAAPYALALALSGAVLTLLILRREGRGQRAEGRRPRAQGRARAPTPAAVRKEPT from the coding sequence ATGACCAACCGCCGCCTTCCCCTGCTGCTGTCACTGCCTGCCCTGCTCACGGTGGCGGGGGTGCTGCTGCCGCTGTCGTATCTGGTGCTGCGGGCCTTCGGGGCCGAGTGGACGGAGCTGCGCGAGATCGTCTTCCGGGTGCGGAACCTGGAGCTGCTGGGCAACACCCTGGGACTCACGGTGTCGGTGCTGCTCACCACCACCCTGGTGGCCCTGCCGCTGGCCTTCCTGGCGGCCCGCTCCGACTTCCGGCCCCGGCGGGCACTGATGCTGCTGGGCGTGCTGCCGCTGGCGATTCCCGGCTATGTCGGCGCCTACGCGCTGATCGCGGCCAGCGGCGCGGGCGGCACCATCGAGGCGCTGACCGGCGTCCGCTGGCCCGGCCCGAGCGGCTACTGGGGGGCGCTGGGCGTGCTGACGCTGTTCACCTTTCCCTACCTGTTCCTGAACCTGCACGCGGCGCTGCGTTCTCTCGACCCCGCCCTGGAGGACGCGGCGCGGCTGCTGGGCCGCACCCCCATGCAGACCTTCCGGGCCGTGACCCTGCCGCATCTGCGCCCCGCCTGGCTGTCGGGCGCCCTCCTGATCGCCCTGCACGTGCTGGGCGACTTCGCGGTGGTCAGCCTGATGCGCTATCCCACCTTCAGCGCCGCCATCTACCAGCAGTACACCGCCGCCTACGACCGCGTGTACTCGGCGTGGCTGGCGCTGGGGCTGCTCCTCATTACCGGGGCGGTGCTGTGGCTGGAATCGCGGCTGATGCGCGGCGTGTTCCTGGCGCGGGTCTCGCCGGCCACGGCGCGGCAGCTCCCGACCCTGCGGGTGGGCGCGTGGGCGCCGCTGGCCTGGGCCTTCGTGGCCGTGCTGGCGGGTGCGGCGCTGGTCGTGCCGCTGGGCACGATCCTGTACTGGCTGCGGCTGGAACAGAGCCCCTTTGCCTGGGCCGCGCTGCTGGCCGCGCTGAAATCGGCCCTGGGCGCCGCCGCCCTCGCGGCCGTGACCACCACGGCGCTGGCCTTTCCGCTGGCGTACATCGGCAACCGCTTCGCCTCGCGCGCGGCCCGGCTGACCGAGCGGGCGGCGTTCCTGGGCTACGCCACGCCGCCGCTGGCCTTCGCACTCTCTCTGGTGTTCTTCAGCCTTCGGGTCACGCCCTCCCTCTACCAGACCTTCACCCTGCTGATCATCGCCTACACCCTGCACTTCGTGGCGGAGGCCATCGGCCCGATCCGCACCGGCCTGAGCCTCGCCACGCCGCGCCTGGAGGAAGCCGCCCGGGTGCTGGGCCAGACGCCGTGGCAGGCCCTGACCCGCGTGACCCTGCCGCTGATCCGCCCGGGGCTGCTGGTCAGCGCCGCCTTCGTGTTCCTGAGCGTGCTCAAGGAACTGCCGCTGACCCTGCTGCTCTCGCCCATCGGCTTCGAGACGCTGGCCCGCAACGTCTGGACTTACACGGAAGAAGCGCAGTACGCCAGCGCCGCGCCCTACGCCCTGGCGCTGGCGCTGAGCGGGGCGGTGCTCACGCTGCTGATCCTGCGGCGGGAGGGCCGGGGGCAGAGGGCGGAGGGCAGACGGCCCAGGGCCCAGGGCCGGGCCAGGGCACCCACTCCCGCCGCCGTTCGAAAGGAACCGACATGA
- a CDS encoding ABC transporter ATP-binding protein — MTPTLELSHLVKRFAPGLPPVVDDLSLSAQAGELLTLLGPSGCGKTTTLRLIAGLERPDGGSIRIAGRELTEPFVPPERRGVGLVFQDYALFPHLNVLGNVLFGLRHLPRAERLPRARETLALVGLTIFETRMPHQLSGGQQQRVALARALAPRPALLLLDEPFSNLDAQLRYSTRQEVRSILRRSGTTAILVTHDQEEALAFSDRLVLMRGGRAEQSGTPQEVYAWPRTAFVANFLGRSNLLGGTADRFMARTILGILPLAEAASGPVLVSVRPEHLAFTDDPAGTPVTIVAREFRGHDATYTVHLSGAVGGQELVIHDSGSPVRAEGDQVRVQVTQPARVVR; from the coding sequence ATGACCCCCACGCTGGAACTGAGCCACCTTGTCAAACGTTTCGCGCCGGGGCTGCCGCCGGTGGTCGACGACCTGAGCCTGAGCGCGCAGGCGGGCGAACTGCTGACGCTGCTGGGGCCCTCGGGCTGCGGCAAGACCACCACGCTGCGTCTGATCGCCGGGCTGGAGCGCCCGGACGGCGGTTCCATCCGCATCGCCGGGCGCGAGCTGACCGAGCCCTTCGTGCCGCCCGAGCGCCGGGGGGTCGGGCTGGTGTTTCAGGACTACGCGCTGTTCCCGCACCTGAACGTGCTGGGCAACGTGCTGTTCGGGCTGCGGCACCTGCCCCGCGCCGAGCGGCTGCCCCGCGCCCGCGAGACCCTGGCGCTGGTGGGCCTGACCATCTTCGAGACCCGGATGCCGCACCAGCTCTCGGGCGGGCAGCAGCAGCGCGTCGCCCTGGCCCGCGCGCTCGCCCCGCGCCCCGCCCTGCTGCTGCTCGACGAGCCCTTTTCCAACCTCGATGCCCAGTTGCGCTACTCGACCCGCCAGGAGGTGCGCTCGATCCTGCGGCGCAGCGGCACCACCGCCATTCTGGTCACGCACGACCAGGAGGAGGCGCTGGCCTTCAGCGACCGCCTGGTGCTCATGCGCGGCGGCCGGGCCGAACAGAGCGGCACCCCGCAGGAGGTCTACGCCTGGCCCCGCACCGCCTTCGTGGCGAACTTCCTGGGCCGCAGCAACCTGCTGGGGGGCACCGCCGACCGCTTCATGGCCCGCACCATCCTGGGCATCCTGCCGCTGGCAGAGGCGGCCAGCGGCCCGGTGCTCGTCTCGGTGCGCCCGGAACATCTGGCCTTCACCGACGACCCGGCCGGCACGCCCGTGACCATCGTCGCGCGGGAGTTCCGCGGCCACGACGCGACCTACACGGTGCATCTGTCGGGCGCGGTGGGCGGGCAGGAACTGGTGATCCACGACAGCGGCTCCCCGGTGCGCGCCGAGGGCGATCAGGTGCGGGTGCAGGTCACGCAGCCCGCGCGGGTCGTGCGCTGA
- a CDS encoding winged helix-turn-helix domain-containing protein, with amino-acid sequence MDTLPLHPYRTVTELEASYRSAHRPVERSRWHILWLKAKGYPPRQIADATGYNRNTISTLVRRYNQHGPEAVRDKRQDNHSDPALTPDQQRQLSEALMETPPRGGVWTSGTAQAYIYEHFAVAITEVCAWGYLKRLGFSVQLPRPRHHLAADPDVQAAFKKK; translated from the coding sequence ATGGACACGCTGCCACTGCACCCGTACCGAACCGTCACGGAACTTGAAGCGTCGTATCGATCGGCCCACCGTCCGGTCGAACGCTCCCGCTGGCACATCCTGTGGCTTAAAGCCAAAGGGTATCCCCCGCGCCAGATCGCTGATGCCACGGGGTACAACCGCAACACCATCAGCACCCTGGTGCGCCGATACAACCAGCACGGCCCTGAGGCGGTGCGCGACAAACGTCAGGACAACCACTCCGACCCCGCCCTGACCCCCGATCAGCAGCGGCAGCTCTCGGAGGCGCTGATGGAGACCCCGCCCAGGGGCGGGGTGTGGACGAGCGGCACCGCCCAGGCGTACATCTACGAGCACTTTGCGGTGGCGATCACCGAGGTGTGTGCGTGGGGGTATCTCAAACGCCTGGGGTTCAGTGTGCAGCTGCCACGTCCCCGTCACCATCTGGCGGCCGATCCAGACGTGCAGGCGGCGTTCAAAAAAAAGTAG
- a CDS encoding transposase yields the protein MGVSQTPGVQCAAATSPSPSGGRSRRAGGVQKKVAQTLRTAQAAYPHQRVRLFVQDEGRAGLKPVLMRVWAKVGQRPIAVQHRGFQWLYVYVFVEPVTGTSDFLILPTVSTAVMQVALAAFNDAVNPTGRDIIVLLLDGAGWHTSPQLTVPPTMLLVTFPPYTPELSPAEPLVGRVKRPLANRTFTTLDDVQDVLSHECQRLMASPSEVQSLTAFPWIRHALNSC from the coding sequence GTGGGGGTATCTCAAACGCCTGGGGTTCAGTGTGCAGCTGCCACGTCCCCGTCACCATCTGGCGGCCGATCCAGACGTGCAGGCGGCGTTCAAAAAAAAGTAGCCCAAACATTGCGCACGGCGCAGGCAGCGTACCCGCACCAGCGGGTACGCCTGTTTGTTCAGGACGAAGGCCGCGCTGGGCTCAAACCTGTGCTCATGCGGGTGTGGGCCAAGGTCGGCCAGCGACCCATCGCGGTGCAGCATCGGGGGTTCCAGTGGCTCTACGTCTATGTCTTCGTGGAACCGGTCACCGGCACGAGTGACTTCTTGATCCTGCCGACAGTGAGCACGGCGGTCATGCAGGTGGCCCTGGCGGCCTTCAACGATGCGGTGAATCCGACTGGGCGGGACATCATCGTGCTGTTGCTGGATGGTGCGGGCTGGCACACCAGCCCGCAGCTGACCGTGCCCCCCACGATGCTGCTGGTCACGTTTCCCCCCTACACCCCGGAGCTGTCCCCAGCAGAACCGCTGGTCGGTCGAGTCAAGCGTCCCCTGGCGAACCGAACCTTCACGACCCTGGATGACGTGCAAGACGTCTTGAGCCACGAGTGCCAGCGCTTGATGGCGTCACCGTCCGAAGTGCAGTCGCTGACCGCTTTCCCCTGGATACGCCATGCCCTGAATTCATGTTAG
- the ypfJ gene encoding KPN_02809 family neutral zinc metallopeptidase has translation MDWNNLPGSGGGVEDRRGAGGLPGGGIAVGGIGGLIIALIAMFFGIDPSVILGGGGGAVPGQSAPSQSSVPQSDRPPASDESYQFVDKILGSTNQVWGSVFQQAGRTYTPATLVLYSQGTQSGCGAASSAVGPFYCPLDNKVYIDTSFFATMQQRLGGGGDFAYSYVIAHEVGHHVQNELGIADQVERKQRAARSEAEANSYGVRMELQADCFAGVWGNSVQTQASLTQADVQEAVNTAQAIGDDNLQRQSRGRVVPDSFTHGSSEQRVNWFMRGFKSGNPNQCDTFGVPYAQL, from the coding sequence ATGGACTGGAACAATCTTCCCGGAAGTGGCGGCGGCGTCGAGGATCGCCGTGGAGCGGGCGGCCTGCCCGGCGGCGGCATCGCGGTCGGGGGCATCGGCGGCCTGATCATCGCCCTCATCGCCATGTTCTTCGGCATCGACCCCTCGGTGATCCTGGGCGGTGGCGGCGGCGCGGTTCCGGGACAGTCGGCTCCCTCCCAGTCGTCGGTTCCGCAGTCCGACCGGCCTCCCGCCAGCGACGAGTCCTACCAGTTTGTCGACAAGATCCTGGGCAGCACCAATCAGGTCTGGGGCAGCGTGTTCCAGCAGGCGGGCCGCACCTACACGCCCGCGACCCTGGTGCTGTACAGCCAGGGCACCCAGAGCGGCTGCGGCGCCGCCAGCAGCGCGGTCGGGCCGTTCTACTGCCCGCTGGACAACAAGGTCTACATCGACACCAGCTTCTTCGCCACCATGCAGCAGCGCCTCGGCGGCGGCGGCGATTTCGCGTACTCCTACGTGATCGCGCACGAGGTCGGCCACCACGTCCAGAACGAACTGGGCATCGCCGACCAGGTCGAGCGCAAGCAGCGCGCCGCCCGCTCCGAGGCCGAAGCCAACTCCTACGGCGTGCGGATGGAACTTCAGGCCGACTGCTTCGCGGGCGTGTGGGGTAACTCGGTGCAGACCCAGGCCAGCCTCACCCAGGCAGACGTGCAGGAGGCGGTGAACACGGCGCAGGCCATAGGAGACGACAACCTGCAGCGCCAGTCGCGCGGCCGGGTGGTACCGGACTCGTTCACGCACGGCTCCAGCGAGCAGCGGGTGAACTGGTTCATGCGCGGTTTCAAGTCCGGCAACCCGAACCAGTGCGACACCTTCGGGGTGCCCTACGCCCAGCTCTGA
- a CDS encoding M48 family metallopeptidase encodes MTSPWAIEGVPVQLRRSAKRRTVALQVRPGEITLYAPARVPLASLRQIVDARQEWIAHHLAQYAARPTSELSFGHGSSLPFLGQGLRLDFTPGVRGVQRDGGTLRLAPGEREDVQQRIEAWTRRACLEPYRALVEDYAGRLDALVRLGQVRVSGAQYRWGSCTAKGDIRLHWKLSRAPLEVLHYVALHEVAHLHELNHSARYWSHVARIMPDYSQHRDWLREWGSTL; translated from the coding sequence ATGACCAGTCCGTGGGCGATAGAGGGGGTACCCGTTCAGCTCAGGCGGAGTGCGAAGCGCCGCACCGTGGCCCTGCAGGTGCGGCCTGGAGAGATCACGCTGTATGCGCCCGCCCGTGTGCCCCTGGCCAGCCTGCGTCAGATCGTGGACGCCCGGCAGGAATGGATCGCCCACCATCTGGCGCAGTACGCCGCGCGGCCGACCTCGGAGCTGTCGTTCGGGCACGGCTCCAGCCTGCCCTTCCTGGGCCAGGGGCTGAGGCTCGACTTCACGCCTGGGGTCAGGGGCGTCCAGCGCGACGGGGGTACCCTGCGCCTCGCGCCCGGTGAGAGAGAGGACGTTCAGCAGAGGATCGAGGCGTGGACGCGCCGCGCCTGTCTGGAACCGTACCGGGCGCTGGTCGAGGACTACGCCGGTCGTCTGGACGCACTGGTCAGGCTGGGCCAGGTGAGGGTCAGCGGGGCCCAGTACCGCTGGGGCAGCTGCACCGCGAAGGGCGACATCCGCCTGCACTGGAAGCTCAGCCGCGCGCCCCTGGAGGTGCTGCATTACGTCGCGCTGCACGAGGTGGCCCACCTGCATGAACTCAACCACTCGGCCCGCTACTGGAGCCACGTGGCCCGCATCATGCCGGATTACAGCCAGCACCGCGACTGGCTCCGGGAGTGGGGCAGCACCCTTTAG